The following are encoded together in the Culex pipiens pallens isolate TS chromosome 1, TS_CPP_V2, whole genome shotgun sequence genome:
- the LOC128092830 gene encoding basic proline-rich protein-like, with protein sequence PPPPTPPPPTPPPPHPPTTPPNPPHHPPPPPHPTPTPPPPPPPPPHTPPPPPPPPPPPPPPPHPPPPPPPPPPPPPPPPPPPPPPPPPPPPPPPPPPPPPPPTPPPPPPPPPPPPPPPPPPPPPPTPPPPPPPPPPPPPPPPPPPPPPPPPPPPPPPPPPPTPPPPPPPPPPPPPPPPPPPPPPPPPPPPPPPPPPPPPPPPPPPPPPPPPPHPPPPPPPPPPPPQPHPPPPPPPPPPPPPPPPTPPPPPPTPPPPPPPPPPPPPPPPPPPPPPPPPPPPPPPPPPPPTPPPPTHTPPPPPPPPPPPPPPPSPTPPPPPHPPPPHPQPPNPTPPPLTTPPPTPPPPPPPPPSAQPPSPPPPPTLNFRHRDYPAEY encoded by the exons ccccccccccccacacccccaccccccacccccccacccccccacccacccacaaccccccccaaccccccccaccacccccccccccccccccacccaacacccaccccaccccccccacccccaccccccccccacaccccccccccccccccccccccccccccccccccccccccccccccccaccccccccccccccccccccccccccccccccccccccccccccccccccccccccccccccccccccccccccccccccccccccccccccccccccccccccccccccccccccccaccccccccccccccccccccccccccccccccccccccccccccccccccccccccccccccccccccacccccccgcccccccccccccccccccccccccccccccccccccccccccccccccccccccccccccccccccccccccccccccccccccccccccccccccccacccccccccccccccccccccccccccccccccccccccccccccccccccccccccccccccccccccccccccccccccccccccccccccccccccccccccccccccccccccccccccccccccccccccccccccccccccccccccaccccccccccccccccccacccccccccccccccccccaaccccaccccccccccccccccccccccccccccccccccccccccccaccccccaccccccccccccccccccccacccccccccccccccccccccccccccccccccccccacccccccccccccccccccccccccccccacccccccccccccccccccccccccccccgccacccccccccaccccccccccccccacccacacccccccaccccccccccccccccccccccccccccccccccccccctcccccacaccccccccaccaccccaccccccccccccccacccacaaccacccaaccccacccccccccccctcacaaccccaccccccaccccccccccccccccccccccccccccctccgcccaaccaccctccccccccccccccccaaccctgAACTTCCGGCACCGA GACTACCCGGCCGAGTACTAA